A window of the Juglans microcarpa x Juglans regia isolate MS1-56 chromosome 5D, Jm3101_v1.0, whole genome shotgun sequence genome harbors these coding sequences:
- the LOC121265668 gene encoding uncharacterized protein LOC121265668: MSAVSGVKRPFVEELPPSPVVSKRLRCSPPALRSHEFHPPMTALVDLLQGLLSDKDAQLHEISLQERKGDLDAAIKILHDILLGSSALATVDESNPSHQKKVASPGNPLALMKNRPNEGAEFIELLIKELTNARSVEDVKDRAAKLLGSSEKTVVSSQCYAMVESLGKEKSMLKEQVEKLRQENTVLRRTVVIQHEWRQEENGDKDMELQFLKESVPQYREQLRKLEVKNHALTMHLKAAQRKD, translated from the coding sequence ATGTCTGCAGTCTCTGGAGTTAAGAGGCCATTCGTGGAGGAACTTCCTCCATCGCCTGTTGTTTCCAAGAGGCTCCGTTGTTCTCCTCCAGCCTTGCGGTCTCATGAGTTTCACCCTCCCATGACCGCCCTCGTTGATCTGCTCCAGGGCCTGCTTTCTGACAAAGACGCCCAGCTTCACGAGATATCACTGCAAGAGCGTAAAGGTGATTTAGACGCTGCCATCAAGATTCTGCATGATATTCTGTTAGGGTCATCTGCATTAGCCactgttgatgaatcaaatcCGAGTCACCAGAAGAAAGTTGCTTCTCCGGGAAACCCATTGGCCCTCATGAAGAACCGTCCCAATGAGGGAGCCGAATTCATCGAGTTGCTTATCAAGGAACTGACGAATGCTAGAAGTGTGGAAGACGTCAAAGATCGCGCCGCGAAATTGCTTGGGAGTTCAGAGAAGACCGTCGTGAGTTCACAATGTTATGCCATGGTAGAAAGTCTTGGAAAAGAGAAGTCGATGTTGAAGGAGCAAGTTGAAAAGCTGAGGCAGGAGAATACCGTTCTCAGACGCACAGTGGTTATCCAGCACGAATGGCGCCAGGAAGAAAACGGGGATAAGGACATGGAGTTGCAATTTCTGAAGGAGTCGGTTCCTCAGTATAGGGAGCAACTGAGAAAACTTGAGGTGAAGAACCATGCATTGACGATGCATTTGAAGGCGGCTCAGAGAAAAGACTGA